In one Aquabacterium sp. OR-4 genomic region, the following are encoded:
- a CDS encoding glycosyltransferase — protein sequence MTPSNPISSATGAATGTSVAARRAAAGTVLLATVGSVGDLHPFLALGQALQRQGQRVRLLASPVHADRVRACGLDWQALGSAASFEAVADDPALWNPRTAMAVFWRGLRNSLQALPEAALALPTDRPATLLVHPLLLPAADLARARRPGLRVVAAWLAPQNLRSCHDPMMLGPLRVPRWVPMAWRQALWRRIDRRFIDPACLAELNAARVAAGLQPVAHFMPHLNALADQSITLFPAWFAGTPPDWPPGLLRGSFPLFEPAAEAGLSTTVQAFLAAGEPPVVVTLGTFQRHGGPVLAQVVAAARALGRRTLVLAAQRAQLPLPAAPDLLWQPYVPLRLLLPHAAALVHHGGIGTTAEALRAALPQLVLPWAFDQFDNARRVLALGAGQTLSSRRLRVGRLQRALGEVLQSPAIASACQVCATALAADPELDELCQRLWPDCEA from the coding sequence ATGACCCCTTCAAACCCCATCTCATCGGCCACCGGCGCCGCAACCGGCACTTCCGTCGCAGCCCGCCGCGCCGCGGCGGGCACGGTGCTGCTGGCCACGGTTGGCTCGGTCGGCGACCTGCACCCCTTTCTGGCCCTGGGCCAGGCGCTGCAACGCCAGGGCCAGCGTGTGCGGCTGCTGGCCTCGCCGGTGCACGCCGACCGCGTGCGGGCCTGCGGTCTGGATTGGCAGGCCCTGGGCAGTGCGGCCAGCTTCGAGGCCGTGGCCGACGACCCCGCGCTGTGGAACCCCCGCACGGCCATGGCGGTGTTCTGGCGCGGTCTGCGCAACAGCCTGCAGGCCCTGCCCGAGGCGGCACTGGCCCTGCCCACCGATCGGCCGGCCACACTGCTGGTGCACCCCTTGCTGTTGCCTGCCGCCGACCTGGCCCGTGCCCGCCGGCCGGGCCTGCGCGTGGTGGCCGCCTGGCTGGCGCCGCAGAACCTGCGCAGCTGCCACGACCCGATGATGCTGGGGCCGCTGCGCGTGCCGCGCTGGGTGCCGATGGCCTGGCGGCAGGCGCTGTGGCGGCGCATTGATCGCCGCTTCATCGACCCGGCCTGCCTGGCCGAGCTGAATGCCGCCCGGGTGGCCGCGGGCTTGCAGCCGGTGGCGCATTTCATGCCGCACCTGAATGCCCTGGCCGACCAGTCGATCACGCTGTTTCCGGCCTGGTTTGCCGGCACGCCGCCCGACTGGCCCCCGGGGCTGCTGCGCGGCAGCTTTCCCTTGTTCGAGCCCGCGGCCGAGGCCGGGCTCAGCACGACGGTGCAGGCCTTCCTGGCGGCGGGCGAGCCGCCCGTGGTGGTCACACTCGGCACCTTTCAGCGCCATGGCGGGCCGGTGCTGGCCCAGGTGGTGGCCGCAGCGCGGGCGCTGGGCCGCCGCACGCTGGTGCTGGCGGCCCAGCGCGCGCAGCTGCCGCTGCCCGCGGCGCCCGACCTGCTGTGGCAGCCCTATGTGCCGCTGCGACTGCTCTTGCCGCACGCGGCGGCGCTGGTGCACCACGGCGGCATCGGCACCACGGCCGAGGCCCTGCGCGCAGCGCTGCCGCAGCTGGTGCTGCCCTGGGCCTTTGACCAGTTCGACAACGCCCGGCGGGTGCTGGCCCTGGGGGCGGGGCAGACCCTGTCCTCGCGCCGCTTGCGCGTGGGTCGGCTGCAGCGGGCGTTGGGCGAGGTACTGCAGTCGCCGGCGATCGCGTCGGCATGCCAGGTCTGCGCCACGGCACTGGCGGCCGACCCGGAGCTGGACGAACTGTGCCAGCGGCTGTGGCCGGATTGCGAAGCTTGA
- a CDS encoding MerR family transcriptional regulator yields MRLKVGELAQRSGLTVRALHHYDQIGLLKPSARTDAGYRLYTTADVARLHAIQALRHMGLPLKEIGSMLASDGEGLPAIVARQIRALDHEIAQASALRERLALLMGRLSGGDQPEMAEWLASLGLMAACARYFTPGEIRTIVGNWQSVRAEWAPLMQRVRALMDQGVAATDLRVQPLAQQWMGLIHHWLGGDFDLIERWGRMYLQEPLARRDGAPELAMVRYIEQATALRQAAWLRHFSLAEMSRFQRLDTSQWAALAADAEGLMAARVPASHPAAQALAGRLQALIAHAVGHHPPLVQKMFAAMAAEPLLRAGAVLPAPTGDYLRAAMAGVAGVAAAAAAAGVAPADLA; encoded by the coding sequence ATGAGGCTCAAGGTGGGTGAACTGGCGCAGCGCAGTGGCCTCACGGTGCGCGCGCTGCACCACTACGACCAGATCGGCCTGCTCAAGCCCTCGGCCCGCACCGATGCCGGCTATCGGCTCTACACCACGGCCGACGTGGCGCGGCTGCACGCCATCCAGGCGCTGCGTCACATGGGCCTGCCGCTCAAGGAGATCGGCAGCATGCTGGCCAGCGACGGCGAAGGCCTGCCCGCCATCGTGGCGCGCCAGATCCGCGCGCTGGACCACGAGATCGCCCAGGCCAGCGCACTGCGCGAGCGCCTGGCGCTGCTGATGGGCCGCTTGTCGGGCGGCGACCAGCCCGAGATGGCCGAGTGGCTGGCATCGCTGGGCTTGATGGCCGCCTGCGCCCGCTACTTCACGCCGGGCGAGATCCGCACCATCGTGGGCAACTGGCAATCGGTGCGGGCCGAATGGGCGCCACTGATGCAGCGGGTGCGCGCCTTGATGGACCAGGGGGTTGCCGCCACCGACCTGCGGGTGCAACCGCTGGCCCAGCAATGGATGGGCCTGATCCATCACTGGCTTGGCGGCGATTTCGACCTGATCGAGCGCTGGGGGCGCATGTACCTGCAGGAGCCCCTGGCCCGCCGTGACGGCGCCCCGGAACTGGCCATGGTGCGCTACATCGAGCAGGCCACTGCCTTGCGCCAGGCCGCCTGGCTGCGGCACTTCAGCCTGGCCGAGATGAGCCGCTTCCAGCGGCTGGACACATCCCAGTGGGCCGCGCTGGCCGCCGACGCCGAGGGCCTGATGGCCGCCCGGGTGCCTGCGTCGCATCCGGCGGCACAGGCGCTGGCGGGGCGTCTGCAGGCCTTGATCGCGCACGCCGTGGGCCACCACCCACCCTTGGTGCAGAAGATGTTTGCCGCCATGGCCGCCGAGCCGCTGCTGCGGGCGGGTGCCGTGCTGCCGGCTCCGACAGGCGATTACCTGCGGGCCGCCATGGCCGGAGTTGCAGGGGTGGCCGCGGCCGCCGCGGCCGCCGGAGTGGCCCCGGCCGACCTGGCTTGA
- a CDS encoding flavin reductase family protein — protein sequence MSIAIVEPSSAALRQALGRFATGVVIVTCRDAAGRPLGLTVNSFAALSLQPPLVLWSLRRASAALAAFEAATHWAVNVLTEAQLPLSRRFASAEPDKFAEGDWADGLGDVPLLGGAAAVFECGAETVHDGGDHRLFIGRVLRLDSRTDVDPLVYHAGHYHGLSGTL from the coding sequence ATGAGCATCGCCATCGTCGAGCCCTCGTCGGCAGCGCTGCGTCAGGCGCTGGGGCGTTTTGCCACCGGCGTGGTCATCGTCACCTGCCGCGACGCCGCCGGCCGGCCGCTGGGCCTGACCGTCAACTCGTTTGCCGCGCTGTCGCTGCAGCCGCCGCTGGTGCTGTGGAGCCTGCGCCGCGCCAGCGCCGCCTTGGCCGCCTTCGAGGCCGCCACGCACTGGGCGGTGAACGTGCTCACCGAGGCGCAGCTGCCGCTGTCGCGCCGCTTTGCCTCGGCCGAGCCCGACAAGTTTGCCGAGGGCGACTGGGCCGACGGCCTGGGCGATGTGCCGCTGCTGGGCGGCGCGGCCGCGGTGTTCGAGTGCGGCGCCGAGACGGTGCACGATGGCGGCGACCACCGCCTGTTCATCGGCCGGGTGCTGCGCCTGGATTCGCGCACCGATGTCGATCCGCTGGTCTACCACGCCGGGCATTACCACGGCCTGAGCGGCACGCTGTAG
- a CDS encoding molybdenum cofactor biosynthesis protein MoaE has protein sequence MNSLARVRIQTDDFDLSTEVAALRAGDGGVGAVTSFVGTVRDRNASAGDARGAVSAMELEHYPGMTERAIEAMIDEALRRFDIRAARVIHRVGLLQPLEQIVLVVVSSAHRGSSFQACEFLMDYLKTQAPFWKKETTPDGAQWVDARVADDAALARWGIQASNGAGLGA, from the coding sequence ATGAACTCCTTGGCGCGCGTGCGCATCCAGACCGACGACTTTGACCTGTCCACCGAGGTGGCGGCGCTGCGCGCCGGCGATGGTGGCGTGGGTGCCGTGACCAGCTTCGTGGGCACGGTGCGCGACCGCAACGCCAGCGCGGGCGATGCCCGGGGCGCGGTGAGCGCGATGGAGCTCGAGCACTACCCCGGCATGACCGAGCGCGCCATCGAAGCCATGATCGACGAGGCGCTGCGCCGCTTCGACATCCGCGCCGCGCGCGTGATTCACCGCGTGGGCCTGCTGCAGCCGCTGGAGCAGATCGTGCTGGTGGTGGTGAGCTCGGCCCACCGCGGCAGCAGCTTCCAGGCCTGCGAGTTCTTGATGGACTACCTCAAGACCCAGGCGCCGTTCTGGAAGAAGGAAACCACGCCCGACGGCGCCCAGTGGGTGGATGCCCGGGTGGCCGACGACGCCGCGCTGGCGCGCTGGGGCATCCAGGCCAGCAACGGCGCGGGCCTGGGCGCATGA
- a CDS encoding dihydrodipicolinate synthase family protein, with protein sequence MRDGAIDFSGIWLPLVTPFEADAAAVDHPALARLVRRLAAQGVAGFVACGSTGEAAMLDEAEQQAVLATVLGAAGGKPVLMGLAGVRPERVAQRAQALAAASAPAGWLLTAPAYVKPSQAGIVDFFHRVVEATPLPVVAYDIPARTGVRIQPATLLALAEHPRIVAVKDCSADRAAAEAIVADGRLALLAGNDDELFDQLARGAAGAITASAHLATAQFVALAAALRGAGRLEQARALWRRLAPVTRAAFAEPNPAPIKAALALGGELHPTLRAPMQSAAPATGQALHAAALAAALPDAPISPR encoded by the coding sequence ATGCGTGATGGAGCGATTGATTTTTCGGGCATCTGGCTGCCGCTGGTGACCCCCTTCGAGGCCGACGCTGCGGCGGTGGACCACCCGGCCCTGGCCCGCCTGGTGCGCCGCCTGGCCGCCCAGGGCGTGGCCGGCTTCGTGGCCTGCGGCAGCACCGGCGAAGCCGCGATGCTGGACGAGGCCGAACAGCAGGCCGTGCTGGCCACGGTGCTGGGCGCCGCAGGCGGCAAGCCGGTGCTGATGGGCCTGGCCGGCGTGCGGCCCGAGCGCGTGGCCCAGCGTGCGCAGGCACTGGCCGCGGCCAGCGCACCGGCCGGCTGGCTGCTCACCGCGCCGGCCTATGTGAAGCCCTCGCAGGCCGGCATCGTCGACTTCTTTCATCGCGTGGTCGAGGCCACGCCGCTGCCCGTGGTGGCCTATGACATCCCCGCGCGCACCGGCGTGCGCATCCAGCCGGCCACGCTGCTGGCACTGGCCGAGCACCCGCGCATCGTGGCCGTGAAGGACTGCAGCGCCGACCGCGCGGCGGCCGAGGCCATCGTGGCCGACGGCCGCCTGGCCCTGCTGGCCGGCAACGACGACGAGCTGTTCGACCAGCTGGCGCGCGGCGCGGCGGGCGCCATCACCGCCAGCGCGCACCTGGCCACCGCCCAGTTCGTGGCCCTGGCGGCGGCACTGCGCGGCGCGGGCCGGCTTGAGCAGGCCCGGGCCCTGTGGCGGCGGCTGGCGCCCGTCACGCGGGCGGCGTTTGCCGAGCCCAACCCGGCGCCGATCAAGGCCGCGCTGGCCCTGGGCGGCGAGCTGCACCCGACCCTGCGCGCGCCCATGCAGTCGGCAGCGCCCGCCACCGGCCAGGCGCTGCACGCGGCGGCGCTGGCGGCCGCCCTGCCCGACGCGCCGATCAGCCCCCGGTAA
- a CDS encoding MoaD/ThiS family protein has translation MPTITVRYFASLREALGASESVELAEGSTLGALRDALIARGGAHAQALARGRALRCALNQLMADEATAVPAGAEVAFFPPVTGG, from the coding sequence ATGCCCACCATCACCGTTCGCTATTTCGCCTCGCTGCGCGAGGCCCTGGGCGCCAGCGAGTCCGTCGAGCTGGCCGAAGGCAGCACGCTGGGCGCCTTGCGCGATGCGCTGATCGCCCGCGGCGGCGCCCATGCCCAGGCGCTGGCGCGTGGCCGCGCGCTGCGCTGCGCGCTCAACCAGCTGATGGCCGACGAGGCCACCGCCGTGCCGGCCGGTGCCGAGGTGGCGTTTTTTCCACCGGTTACCGGGGGCTGA
- a CDS encoding molybdopterin molybdotransferase MoeA yields MAEPAAPAPANLPRPTLLTLDEALQRLLAVAQDRVITQTEKLATFDALGRVLARPVVSALDVPPADNTSMDGYVMRAADVPAAGTVLPVSQRIPAGHVGQPLQPGTAARIFTGGQIPAGGDAVVMQEQCEAIADDTGAKGSELGSVRVGVVPAAGQWVRRRGEDVLLGAEVLHAGQRLTPQALGLAASVGASNLHVRRRPRVALFSTGDELVMPGEPLKPGAIYNSNRFTLRGLLQAAGCEVDDLGIVPDNLAATREALRRAAQGNDLILTSGGVSVGEEDHIKPAVKAEGWLEAWQVAMKPGKPLVFGGVRRSDDAGSEALFMGLPGNPVSSFVTCLLAVAPVLRALQGCPAALPPAVQVRADFDWPRPDKRREFLRARLNPQGGVELFANQSSGVLTSAVWADGLVDLPANQVVQRGDTVRLLLLATLIGA; encoded by the coding sequence ATGGCTGAACCTGCTGCCCCGGCGCCCGCCAACCTGCCGCGCCCGACGCTGCTGACACTCGACGAGGCCCTGCAGCGCCTGCTGGCGGTGGCGCAGGACCGCGTGATCACGCAAACCGAAAAGCTGGCCACCTTTGACGCACTGGGCCGCGTGCTGGCGCGGCCGGTGGTCTCGGCGCTGGATGTGCCGCCGGCCGACAACACCTCGATGGACGGCTACGTGATGCGCGCCGCCGATGTGCCGGCCGCCGGCACGGTGCTGCCGGTCAGCCAGCGCATCCCGGCCGGCCATGTGGGCCAGCCGCTGCAGCCGGGCACGGCGGCGCGCATCTTCACCGGCGGGCAGATTCCGGCCGGCGGCGATGCGGTGGTGATGCAGGAGCAGTGCGAGGCCATCGCCGACGACACCGGCGCCAAGGGTTCAGAACTGGGCAGCGTGCGCGTGGGCGTGGTGCCCGCCGCCGGCCAGTGGGTGCGCCGCCGTGGTGAAGACGTGCTGCTGGGCGCCGAGGTGCTGCACGCCGGCCAGCGGCTCACGCCACAGGCGCTGGGCCTGGCGGCCTCGGTGGGCGCGTCGAACCTGCATGTGCGGCGGCGCCCGCGCGTGGCGCTGTTTTCCACCGGCGACGAACTGGTGATGCCCGGCGAGCCGCTGAAGCCCGGCGCCATCTACAACAGCAACCGCTTCACGCTGCGCGGCCTGCTGCAGGCCGCCGGCTGCGAGGTTGACGACCTGGGCATCGTGCCCGACAACCTGGCCGCCACCCGCGAGGCGCTGCGCCGCGCCGCGCAGGGCAATGACCTGATCCTCACCAGCGGCGGCGTGTCGGTGGGCGAAGAAGACCACATCAAGCCCGCCGTCAAGGCCGAGGGCTGGCTCGAGGCCTGGCAGGTGGCCATGAAGCCCGGCAAGCCGCTGGTCTTTGGCGGTGTGCGCCGCAGTGACGATGCGGGCAGCGAGGCCTTGTTCATGGGCCTGCCCGGCAACCCGGTGAGCAGCTTCGTCACCTGCCTGCTGGCGGTGGCGCCGGTGCTGCGCGCGCTGCAGGGCTGCCCGGCGGCGCTGCCGCCGGCCGTGCAGGTGCGGGCTGATTTCGACTGGCCGCGGCCCGACAAGCGCCGCGAGTTCCTGCGCGCCCGGCTCAACCCGCAAGGCGGTGTCGAGCTGTTTGCCAACCAGAGCTCGGGCGTGCTCACCTCGGCGGTGTGGGCCGATGGCCTGGTCGATCTGCCGGCCAATCAGGTGGTGCAGCGTGGCGACACCGTGCGCCTGCTGCTGCTGGCCACCTTGATCGGCGCCTGA
- the mobB gene encoding molybdopterin-guanine dinucleotide biosynthesis protein B yields MSGSAGAPLRRVVGFCGPSGVGKTTLVEQLVALLKARGQRVSVIKHAHKRFDIDHPGKDSHRHREAGATEVLIASAHRMALLREFDHEGMPTVHELLAELSPSDWVLVEGYKHAALPKVEVWRAALNQAPLYPDDPHVVAVATDAPAALPQVTARPVFDLATPEVLASWLMDTAERFTYHPDIHG; encoded by the coding sequence GTGAGCGGCAGCGCCGGCGCGCCGCTGCGGCGGGTGGTGGGCTTTTGCGGCCCCTCGGGCGTGGGCAAGACCACGCTGGTCGAGCAACTGGTGGCCTTGCTGAAGGCGCGCGGCCAGCGCGTCAGCGTGATCAAGCATGCGCACAAGCGCTTCGACATCGACCACCCGGGCAAGGACAGCCACCGCCACCGCGAGGCCGGCGCCACCGAGGTGCTGATCGCCTCGGCCCACCGCATGGCCCTGCTGCGCGAGTTCGACCACGAAGGCATGCCCACGGTGCACGAGCTGCTGGCCGAGCTGTCGCCCAGCGACTGGGTGCTGGTGGAAGGCTACAAGCACGCCGCGCTGCCCAAGGTGGAGGTGTGGCGCGCCGCGCTGAACCAGGCGCCGCTGTACCCAGACGACCCGCATGTGGTGGCCGTGGCCACCGACGCGCCGGCCGCGCTGCCGCAGGTCACCGCGCGCCCGGTGTTCGATCTGGCCACACCCGAGGTGCTGGCTTCGTGGCTGATGGACACTGCCGAGCGCTTCACCTACCACCCCGACATCCATGGCTGA
- the thrC gene encoding threonine synthase, whose product MKYISTRGDKTERDFSEILLEGLAPDGGLYLPTHYPKVDAATLARWRGLYGKGQAGGYAALAFEILSLYITDIPAADLKRLVDKTYTKAVYGTDAIVPVRPLQGEGSGGLLIEALSNGPTLAFKDMAMQLLGNLFEYELARRGETLNILGATSGDTGSAAEYAMRGKQGVKVFMLSPFGRMSPFQQAQMFSLQDANIHNLSVEGVFDDCQDIVKAVSNDLAFKRQWKIGTVNSINWARLLAQVVYYFAGYFQATQSDADKVSFSVPSGNFGNVCAGHVARMMGLPIAQLVVATNENDVLDEFFRSGHYRVRGSAETFETSSPSMDISKASNFERFVFDLLGRDAARTAQLFGPAIASEGGFQLTAEETARLAQYGFVSGKSTHADRLATIQATWAAHQDMIDTHTADGLKVARDHLQPGVPMIVLETALPAKFAATIQEALGREPIRPAALEGIEALPKRFTVMPVDAAVVKAYIEQHAK is encoded by the coding sequence ATGAAATACATCAGCACCCGCGGCGACAAGACCGAGCGCGACTTCAGCGAGATCCTGCTCGAAGGCCTGGCGCCCGATGGCGGCCTGTACCTGCCCACGCACTACCCCAAGGTGGATGCGGCCACGCTGGCGCGCTGGCGCGGCCTGTACGGCAAGGGCCAGGCCGGTGGCTATGCGGCGCTGGCCTTCGAGATCCTGTCGCTGTACATCACCGACATCCCGGCCGCCGACCTGAAGCGCCTGGTCGACAAGACCTACACCAAGGCGGTGTACGGCACCGACGCCATCGTGCCGGTGCGCCCGTTGCAGGGTGAAGGCTCTGGCGGCCTGCTGATCGAAGCCTTGTCCAACGGCCCCACGCTGGCCTTCAAGGACATGGCCATGCAGTTGCTGGGCAACCTGTTCGAGTACGAGCTGGCGCGCCGCGGCGAGACGCTCAACATCCTGGGTGCCACCAGTGGCGACACCGGCAGCGCGGCCGAGTACGCCATGCGCGGCAAGCAGGGCGTCAAGGTGTTCATGCTGTCGCCCTTTGGCCGCATGAGCCCGTTCCAGCAGGCGCAGATGTTCAGCCTGCAGGATGCCAACATCCACAACCTCAGCGTCGAGGGCGTGTTCGACGACTGCCAGGACATCGTCAAGGCCGTGAGCAACGATCTGGCCTTCAAGCGCCAGTGGAAGATCGGCACGGTCAATTCCATCAACTGGGCGCGCCTGCTGGCCCAGGTGGTGTACTACTTTGCCGGCTACTTCCAGGCCACGCAGTCGGATGCCGACAAGGTCAGCTTCAGCGTGCCCTCGGGCAACTTCGGCAACGTGTGCGCCGGCCATGTGGCGCGCATGATGGGCCTGCCGATTGCCCAGCTGGTGGTGGCCACCAACGAGAACGATGTGCTCGACGAGTTCTTCCGCAGCGGGCATTACCGCGTGCGCGGCAGCGCCGAGACCTTCGAGACCTCCAGCCCCAGCATGGACATCAGCAAGGCCAGCAACTTCGAGCGTTTCGTATTCGATCTGCTGGGCCGCGACGCCGCGCGCACCGCGCAGCTGTTCGGGCCGGCCATCGCCAGCGAAGGCGGCTTCCAGCTCACCGCTGAAGAAACCGCGCGTTTGGCGCAGTACGGCTTCGTGTCGGGCAAGAGCACGCATGCCGACCGGCTGGCCACCATCCAGGCCACCTGGGCGGCGCACCAGGACATGATCGACACCCACACGGCCGATGGCCTGAAGGTGGCGCGCGATCACCTGCAGCCCGGCGTGCCGATGATCGTGCTCGAGACCGCGCTGCCGGCCAAGTTTGCCGCCACCATCCAGGAAGCCCTGGGCCGCGAGCCGATCCGCCCGGCCGCGCTTGAAGGCATCGAGGCCCTGCCCAAGCGCTTTACCGTGATGCCGGTGGATGCCGCTGTGGTGAAGGCCTACATCGAGCAGCACGCCAAGTGA
- a CDS encoding tetratricopeptide repeat protein has translation MSSASAEHLLLLRRLRRLLLRGDHGQVLYLWGNDPRSLAWLQGELDRSLRVRSRRLLAHPAEPQAPFDLGKALSAALQPLAGTRQFGLWLDLGQATPDQRRQGLARLNERRAALLALPRAVLLVAPQGGEADAAGVAPDLWAVRSASFEVPAWVDATAQAPAVERPSLAAGVPARQRGTARALWAQALGQARPPWWRRVLGQAKGQAPGLALAFDAIDEALAQRQMPDAERVLAEARPWLPDLGPAAPAPALRLGWLWHWWQAQWALAARRLPVARKAAGLAQALALRLVKLTGESPEALRDWSVSLEKVGDVQRALGDVAGAKGRYEQSLEVSERLVKLTGESPEALRDWSISLNKVGDVQRALGDVAGAKGRYEQSLEVSERLVKLTGESPEALRDWSVSLEKVGDVQRALGDVAGAKGRYEQGLEVRERLVKLTGESPEALRDWSVSLDKVGDVQRALGDVAGAKGRYEQSLEVSERLVKLTGESPEALRDWSVSLEKVGDVQRALGDVAGAKGRYEQGLEVRERLVKLTGESPEALRDGSVSLDNVGDVQRALGDVAGAKGRYEQSLEVRERLVKLTGESPEALRDWSISLNKVGDVQRALGDVAGAKGRYEQSLEVRERLVKLTGESPEALRDWSISLNKVGDVQRALGDVAGAKGRYEQSLEVRERLVKLTGESPEALRDWSISLNKVGDVQRALGDVAGAKGRYEQSLEVRERLVKLTGESPEALRDLHVSLALLAELCDAPDDARHLFSRSLAAAQAALRQSPLDKVLQDDVARVQARLDALAPTAKPATGNDPT, from the coding sequence GTGTCGTCTGCCAGCGCCGAACATTTGCTGCTGCTGCGCCGCCTGCGCCGGCTGCTGCTGCGGGGCGATCATGGCCAGGTGCTCTACCTGTGGGGCAATGACCCGCGCAGCCTCGCCTGGCTGCAGGGCGAGTTGGATCGCAGCCTGCGCGTGCGCAGCCGGCGGCTGCTGGCGCATCCGGCCGAACCCCAGGCCCCGTTCGATCTGGGCAAGGCACTGTCGGCCGCGCTCCAGCCGCTGGCCGGCACACGCCAGTTCGGCCTGTGGCTGGATCTGGGCCAGGCCACGCCTGACCAACGCCGCCAGGGCCTGGCCCGCCTGAACGAGCGCCGTGCCGCACTGCTGGCCTTGCCGCGTGCTGTGCTCCTGGTGGCGCCCCAGGGCGGTGAAGCTGACGCCGCTGGCGTGGCCCCCGACCTGTGGGCCGTGCGCAGCGCCAGCTTTGAGGTGCCGGCCTGGGTGGATGCCACCGCGCAGGCCCCTGCTGTTGAGCGCCCGAGCCTGGCGGCTGGTGTACCGGCACGTCAGCGCGGCACGGCGCGGGCGCTGTGGGCCCAGGCGCTGGGCCAGGCCCGCCCGCCGTGGTGGCGGCGGGTTCTGGGGCAGGCCAAAGGCCAGGCGCCAGGGCTGGCGCTGGCCTTTGATGCCATCGACGAGGCGCTGGCCCAGCGCCAAATGCCCGATGCCGAGCGCGTGCTGGCCGAGGCCCGGCCCTGGCTGCCCGACTTGGGGCCGGCCGCACCAGCGCCGGCCTTGCGCCTGGGCTGGCTGTGGCACTGGTGGCAGGCGCAATGGGCACTGGCCGCCCGGCGCCTGCCGGTGGCGCGAAAGGCCGCCGGCTTGGCCCAGGCCCTGGCGCTGCGGCTGGTGAAGCTGACGGGCGAATCGCCCGAGGCCTTGCGGGACTGGTCGGTGTCGCTGGAGAAAGTGGGCGATGTGCAGCGCGCGCTGGGGGATGTGGCGGGCGCGAAGGGTCGCTACGAGCAAAGCCTGGAGGTGAGTGAGCGGCTGGTGAAGCTGACGGGCGAATCGCCCGAGGCCTTGCGGGACTGGTCGATTTCCTTGAACAAGGTGGGCGATGTGCAGCGCGCGCTGGGGGATGTGGCGGGCGCGAAGGGTCGCTACGAGCAAAGCCTGGAGGTGAGTGAGCGGCTGGTGAAGCTGACGGGCGAATCGCCCGAGGCCTTGCGGGACTGGTCGGTGTCGCTGGAGAAAGTGGGCGATGTGCAGCGCGCGCTGGGGGATGTGGCGGGCGCGAAGGGTCGCTACGAGCAAGGCCTGGAGGTTCGTGAGCGGCTGGTGAAGCTGACGGGCGAATCGCCCGAGGCCTTGCGGGACTGGTCGGTGTCGCTGGACAAGGTGGGCGATGTGCAGCGCGCGCTGGGGGATGTGGCGGGCGCGAAGGGTCGCTACGAGCAAAGCCTGGAGGTGAGTGAGCGGCTGGTGAAGCTGACGGGCGAATCGCCCGAGGCCTTGCGGGACTGGTCGGTGTCGCTGGAGAAAGTGGGCGATGTGCAGCGTGCGCTGGGGGATGTGGCGGGCGCGAAGGGTCGCTACGAGCAAGGCCTGGAGGTTCGTGAGCGGCTGGTGAAGCTGACGGGCGAATCGCCCGAGGCCTTGCGGGACGGGTCGGTGTCGCTGGACAACGTGGGCGATGTGCAGCGCGCGCTGGGGGATGTGGCGGGCGCGAAGGGTCGCTACGAGCAAAGCCTGGAGGTTCGTGAGCGGCTGGTGAAGCTGACGGGCGAATCGCCCGAGGCCTTGCGGGACTGGTCGATTTCCTTGAACAAGGTGGGCGATGTGCAGCGCGCGCTGGGGGATGTGGCGGGCGCGAAGGGTCGCTACGAGCAAAGCCTGGAGGTTCGTGAGCGGCTGGTGAAGCTGACGGGCGAATCGCCCGAGGCCTTGCGGGACTGGTCGATTTCCTTGAACAAGGTGGGCGATGTGCAGCGCGCGCTGGGGGATGTGGCGGGCGCGAAGGGTCGCTACGAGCAAAGCCTGGAGGTTCGTGAGCGGCTGGTGAAGCTGACGGGCGAATCGCCCGAGGCCTTGCGGGACTGGTCGATTTCCTTGAACAAGGTGGGCGATGTGCAGCGCGCGCTGGGGGATGTGGCGGGCGCGAAGGGTCGCTACGAGCAAAGCCTGGAGGTTCGTGAGCGGCTGGTGAAGCTGACGGGCGAATCGCCCGAGGCCTTGCGGGACTTGCATGTCAGCCTGGCGCTTTTGGCAGAACTCTGCGATGCGCCAGACGACGCCCGCCACCTCTTCAGCCGCAGCCTGGCCGCCGCCCAGGCGGCTTTGCGACAATCGCCCCTCGACAAAGTTTTGCAGGACGATGTGGCGCGCGTGCAGGCCCGGTTGGATGCCCTGGCACCCACCGCAAAACCCGCCACCGGAAACGACCCAACATGA